Proteins co-encoded in one Hyla sarda isolate aHylSar1 chromosome 4, aHylSar1.hap1, whole genome shotgun sequence genomic window:
- the LOC130267636 gene encoding actin-binding protein WASF2-like, whose amino-acid sequence MGPSPHSDRDALGPASHLSPAAGTQMGSPAVHRALPPSSPSSNRAPVPSPNWASGSPWFEAPAPSPEGDACPPSSMNPGFLPRGNECSPPGILINLPAPSPLPPACSLDSTPPVFHLSYTPSHLHCPHPGVPQGQLAGMQCTQPPSTPITLADLQSLMHAFPTKAYISNLAQQIVTECKQEFAQFHSDLSTLDTRISVVETAHKSTSSSVQALQSVVNGQKEQLFSMQQHLDDLENRSRQNNIRVRGLPEAVSSSELWDALTSIFNDLLDRPPDTYIEMDRAHRALRPPSNDNTNPQDVICRAHFYGLKEDIL is encoded by the coding sequence ATGGGGCCTTCTCCTCACTCTGACCGGGATGCCCTTGGCCCGGCCTCGCACCTCTCTCCTGCTGCTGGAACACAGATGGGCTCGCCtgcggtgcacagggccctgccacCATCCTCACCCTCCTCCAATCGGGCCCCGGTTCCATCCCCTAACTGGGCCTCGGGGTCCCCCTGGTTTGAAGCTCCAGCACCATCTCCTGAGGGGGATGCCTGCCCCCCTTCCTCTATGAACCCCGGGTTCCTTCCTAGGGGGAATGAGTGCAGCCCCCCTGGGATTCTCATTAATCTGCCAGCTCCATCCCCACTTCCACCTGCCTGCAGTCTGGACTCCACTCCTCCTGTGTTTCATTTAAGTTATACTCCATCTCATCTGCATTGTCCTCATCCTGGGGTCCCACAGGGCCAACTGGCTGGTATGCAGTGCACCCAACCTCCCTCTACACCCATTACTCTGGCGGATCTACAATCCTTGATGCATGCCTTCCCTACCAAGGCTTATATTTCTAATCTTGCTCAACAGATTGTCACTGAATGCAAACAAGAATTTGCGCAATTCCATTCAGATCTATCTACTCTTGATACCAGAATCTCTGTGGTGGAAACAGCCCACAAATCTACTTCCAGTTCTGTTCAGGCTTTACAATCTGTGGTGAATGGTCAAAAAGAACAACTGTTTTCCATGCAACAACACCTTGACGACCTGGAAAATCGTAGCCGTCAGAATAATATCCGTGTCCGGGGTCTGCCGGAAGCGGTCTCCTCTAGTGAACTTTGGGATGCCCTTACCTCTATATTCAATGACCTGCTAGATCGTCCACCTGATACATATATTGAGATGGACAGAGCCCACAGGGCCTTGAGACCTCCAAGTAATGATAATACTAACCCTCAAGATGTAATCTGCCGGGCTCATTTCTATGGACTAAAGGAGGACATTCTGTGA